Proteins encoded by one window of Bacillus sp. DTU_2020_1000418_1_SI_GHA_SEK_038:
- a CDS encoding YciI family protein: MGKLQFLYQLKLIPSLLDEDNWTDKEHNIVQEHFEVLQSLEKEGKLIMAGRTLDTDPLGLVILEVDTEDEAIELMENDPAVKEGIMEAKLSPYRLAILRK; this comes from the coding sequence ATGGGAAAATTACAATTTCTATATCAACTTAAGCTCATCCCATCGTTATTGGATGAAGACAATTGGACTGACAAGGAGCATAACATTGTTCAGGAGCATTTTGAGGTGTTACAAAGCTTAGAAAAGGAAGGGAAGCTTATAATGGCAGGCAGAACATTAGATACTGACCCATTAGGGCTAGTTATTTTGGAAGTAGATACGGAAGATGAAGCAATAGAGCTTATGGAAAATGATCCTGCTGTTAAGGAAGGAATTATGGAAGCAAAGCTTTCCCCTTATCGATTGGCCATACTAAGGA
- a CDS encoding ABC transporter permease: MEVIGNLLSGMLVFSTPFIFAALGGLISERSGVINIGLEGFMVSGAFFSAIIAYYAETAGLGSLSPWIGLVGAFVFTVIFSLIHALATIKYKANQVVSGVVINILAASTTFFFVKMIFFGSAETPMLANVFHKIRIPYLSDIPFIGKVIFSAYPTTYLAILLVIVIFLILFKTPSGLRLRAVGEHPSAADTAGIKVNRIRYTAVLLSGSLAALGGATIVLTSNSNFAFNTISGQGYIALAAVIFGKWHPVGAMLAALFFGLAQAVKDQFQILEFAAKVPTEFFYMLPYLLTLLVLVFTGKARAPKALGEPYDVGKR; the protein is encoded by the coding sequence ATGGAAGTCATCGGAAATCTCCTTAGTGGAATGTTGGTCTTTTCTACACCATTTATTTTTGCGGCACTAGGAGGACTCATATCAGAACGATCAGGTGTCATTAATATTGGACTTGAAGGATTCATGGTATCAGGTGCTTTCTTTTCAGCGATTATCGCTTACTATGCCGAAACGGCAGGATTAGGATCTCTTTCTCCTTGGATTGGCTTAGTAGGGGCATTCGTTTTTACGGTCATTTTCTCGCTTATTCATGCCCTTGCTACGATTAAATATAAAGCCAATCAAGTTGTGAGCGGGGTAGTTATTAATATTCTTGCGGCAAGCACAACCTTCTTTTTTGTGAAAATGATTTTCTTTGGTTCAGCAGAAACACCAATGTTAGCAAATGTTTTTCATAAGATAAGGATTCCTTATTTAAGCGATATTCCTTTTATCGGGAAAGTGATTTTTTCTGCCTATCCAACAACTTATCTTGCCATTCTATTAGTTATTGTTATTTTCTTAATACTATTTAAGACACCAAGCGGTCTGAGGCTGCGTGCAGTGGGTGAGCATCCTAGTGCTGCTGATACAGCGGGAATTAAAGTGAACCGGATCCGTTATACTGCGGTGTTGTTAAGCGGTTCTCTTGCTGCTCTAGGCGGAGCGACCATTGTTCTGACGTCTAACAGCAACTTTGCCTTTAATACGATTTCAGGTCAAGGGTATATTGCTCTTGCCGCTGTTATTTTTGGAAAATGGCATCCTGTAGGGGCGATGCTCGCTGCCTTATTCTTCGGATTAGCCCAGGCAGTAAAGGACCAATTCCAAATATTAGAGTTTGCTGCTAAGGTTCCAACCGAGTTTTTCTACATGCTTCCTTATTTGCTGACATTGCTTGTTCTTGTTTTTACAGGAAAAGCACGTGCACCGAAGGCATTAGGGGAACCTTATGATGTTGGAAAACGTTAA
- a CDS encoding ABC transporter ATP-binding protein — MTDSVLELKGITKRFPGVVANDSISFQLKRGEIHALLGENGAGKSTLMSIVFGLYQPDEGEIYVNGKPVVMDNPNKAIELGIGMVHQHFKLVEPFTVTENIILGMEPKNGAKIDIKGASKKVKELSEKYGLDVDPMATIESISVGMQQRVEIIKTLYRGADILIFDEPTAVLTPQEIGELLEIMRRLVAEGKSIILITHKLKEIMEIADACTIIRRGKVIESLQVAHSNPQELAEKMVGKAVNFKTEKQKAIPKDVLLDVKDLVVAGEKGRNAINHLSISLREGEIVGIAGVDGNGQTELIEALTGMRPIQSGDILLEGKSMVNQSPRTISEAGVSHIPEDRHKHGLILDFSVSENAILQTYYQKEMSPNGFINKKAMDELSTRLVKEFDIRTPGIETKVRSMSGGNQQKIIIAREIERQPKVLIAAQPTRGLDVGAIEFVHKQLISQRDQGKGVLLISFELEEILNVADRILVLFDGEIVGETTPETTSDQELGLMMAGKHEGGSMNG; from the coding sequence ATGACTGATAGTGTACTCGAATTGAAGGGGATCACGAAGCGTTTTCCAGGAGTGGTTGCCAATGATTCCATCAGCTTTCAATTAAAACGCGGCGAAATACATGCCTTGCTAGGGGAAAATGGTGCGGGGAAATCTACCTTAATGAGCATTGTATTTGGATTATATCAGCCTGATGAGGGCGAAATCTATGTAAATGGCAAGCCTGTCGTCATGGATAACCCCAATAAAGCGATTGAGCTGGGGATCGGAATGGTCCATCAGCATTTTAAACTCGTTGAGCCCTTTACGGTAACTGAAAATATCATTTTAGGGATGGAACCGAAGAATGGCGCAAAGATTGATATTAAAGGGGCTAGTAAGAAGGTTAAAGAGCTCTCTGAAAAATACGGTCTTGATGTGGATCCAATGGCAACCATTGAGTCCATTAGCGTGGGGATGCAGCAGCGTGTCGAGATCATTAAAACTCTTTACCGTGGTGCTGATATTTTAATTTTTGACGAACCAACCGCTGTTCTGACTCCTCAAGAAATCGGTGAATTGCTTGAGATTATGAGACGCCTTGTAGCAGAAGGAAAGTCCATTATTTTAATTACCCATAAATTGAAGGAAATTATGGAAATTGCCGATGCTTGTACGATTATTCGAAGAGGAAAAGTGATAGAAAGCCTGCAAGTAGCCCATTCAAATCCGCAGGAATTAGCGGAAAAAATGGTTGGAAAAGCTGTTAATTTTAAAACAGAGAAACAAAAAGCTATTCCTAAAGATGTTTTATTAGATGTGAAAGATCTAGTTGTAGCTGGAGAGAAAGGAAGAAACGCTATAAACCATCTTTCCATTTCTCTGCGCGAGGGCGAAATTGTCGGAATTGCAGGTGTAGACGGGAATGGCCAAACAGAGTTAATCGAGGCTCTGACAGGCATGCGACCGATTCAATCTGGAGACATTCTTTTAGAAGGCAAAAGTATGGTCAATCAATCGCCTCGCACGATTTCCGAGGCAGGTGTATCGCATATTCCTGAGGACCGGCATAAACATGGACTTATTCTTGATTTCAGCGTTAGCGAAAATGCGATCCTGCAAACGTATTATCAAAAAGAGATGAGTCCAAATGGATTTATTAATAAGAAGGCAATGGATGAATTATCTACACGGTTAGTGAAAGAATTTGATATTCGCACACCTGGAATTGAGACGAAGGTTCGCTCGATGTCGGGTGGAAATCAGCAAAAGATTATCATCGCCCGAGAAATTGAGAGACAGCCAAAAGTGTTAATTGCCGCACAGCCAACACGTGGTCTCGATGTAGGCGCGATAGAGTTTGTACATAAGCAGCTTATTTCCCAGCGCGATCAAGGGAAAGGGGTGCTTCTCATCTCGTTTGAGCTAGAAGAAATCCTCAATGTAGCTGACCGAATTCTCGTATTATTCGATGGTGAAATTGTTGGCGAGACGACTCCTGAAACAACGAGTGACCAAGAATTAGGCTTAATGATGGCAGGAAAACATGAAGGAGGGAGCATGAATGGATAA
- a CDS encoding NCS2 family permease has protein sequence MLKQLNQWFHLQEEHTSVRTEMVAGLTSFITVAYIIVVNGAILNIAGMPYEAVTLATVICSFIGCMLLAFWANSPLIIVPGMGDNAFFVFTLVLSFGLTWQQALAVVLIAGIVFVITTTSKVADYLSNSIPMSMIHAMTAGIGLFIAFLGLKNGGVIVANEGTFVALAKISDPHALTTLLTLLILVALFQKNVKGNFLIGILIGTVIGALFGIVDFSKLRDFQLSFNGYQEVFLAFDFSQIGTFHFWTAVFSLSMVIIFQNMGAQLGMLPDKSKFRKSFQAHSFSVIGAGLFGCSPTTTAAESATGIAAGGRTGLTSLTTGLLFIPALFLTPIFKVIPNSAIAPVLIIVGCLMVQSIKEIPFSDFTEAFPAYLMLAIMPLTFNIANGIAFGFIAYPILKWATGRKKEVTGTMYVIAFFFLLYFILGAL, from the coding sequence TTGTTAAAACAATTGAATCAATGGTTTCACCTTCAAGAAGAACATACGAGTGTCCGGACAGAGATGGTTGCTGGTCTGACCTCATTTATTACGGTAGCCTATATCATAGTTGTGAACGGTGCGATTTTGAATATTGCCGGCATGCCTTATGAAGCGGTCACTCTTGCCACGGTGATTTGCTCCTTCATAGGCTGTATGTTATTAGCCTTTTGGGCAAATTCTCCACTAATCATCGTTCCAGGGATGGGGGACAATGCCTTTTTTGTATTTACCCTTGTGTTATCTTTCGGTCTAACTTGGCAGCAGGCTTTAGCCGTTGTTCTTATTGCAGGAATTGTTTTTGTGATAACGACAACTTCGAAAGTTGCTGATTATTTATCAAATTCTATTCCGATGTCTATGATTCATGCCATGACGGCAGGGATTGGCTTATTTATAGCATTTCTAGGTTTGAAAAATGGCGGTGTGATCGTAGCAAATGAGGGAACCTTTGTAGCGCTGGCGAAAATTAGCGATCCCCATGCTTTAACGACCCTGCTTACTCTGCTTATTCTTGTGGCCTTGTTTCAGAAAAATGTTAAAGGGAACTTTTTGATCGGAATTTTGATCGGGACAGTTATTGGAGCTTTATTTGGTATTGTCGACTTTTCAAAGTTGCGTGATTTCCAACTTTCATTTAACGGCTATCAAGAGGTTTTTTTAGCTTTTGATTTTAGCCAAATTGGAACGTTTCATTTTTGGACAGCCGTATTTTCTTTATCGATGGTCATTATTTTTCAAAATATGGGTGCCCAGCTTGGCATGCTCCCAGATAAATCGAAATTTCGCAAGTCCTTTCAAGCGCATTCCTTTTCAGTTATCGGTGCGGGCCTATTTGGCTGCAGCCCAACAACGACTGCTGCTGAGTCCGCAACAGGTATTGCCGCGGGTGGTAGAACTGGCTTAACCTCATTAACAACTGGATTGCTGTTTATACCGGCACTATTTCTCACACCGATTTTTAAAGTGATTCCTAATAGCGCGATCGCACCCGTATTGATTATTGTTGGATGTCTTATGGTCCAATCCATAAAAGAAATTCCTTTTAGCGATTTTACAGAGGCTTTCCCGGCTTATTTAATGCTGGCCATCATGCCGCTAACGTTTAATATCGCTAACGGAATTGCTTTTGGCTTTATTGCTTACCCGATCTTAAAATGGGCAACAGGCAGAAAAAAAGAAGTTACAGGAACAATGTATGTTATTGCGTTTTTCTTTCTCCTGTATTTTATATTAGGTGCTTTATAA
- a CDS encoding GNAT family N-acetyltransferase produces the protein MMDITISQVTFREITPIIPYIKQAKMKIGYTENTSWIAAKNGDELVGVVGYTVYPEVILYRTDFVKRNYRGRGIYKLLFAERDRLVSKLGSKTVIAYCTKYSLGYYLNNGFKEIRKLKKVTYVERVKPI, from the coding sequence ATGATGGATATTACAATTTCTCAAGTGACCTTCCGCGAAATCACCCCAATCATTCCGTATATTAAGCAAGCAAAAATGAAAATCGGGTATACAGAAAATACAAGCTGGATTGCGGCTAAAAATGGGGATGAGCTCGTTGGTGTAGTTGGTTACACGGTTTACCCCGAAGTTATTTTATACAGAACAGATTTTGTGAAAAGGAATTATCGTGGGCGTGGGATTTATAAGCTGTTGTTTGCTGAAAGGGACAGGCTTGTATCAAAGCTTGGGTCAAAAACAGTAATCGCGTATTGTACGAAATATTCTCTAGGTTATTATTTAAATAATGGATTTAAAGAAATTAGAAAGCTGAAGAAAGTTACTTATGTTGAAAGGGTAAAGCCAATATAG
- a CDS encoding ParM/StbA family protein: MTRSRIAAIDVGNDSVKAIFGELEYELNIPNIIARDTEDRPIIGIEELDQKNPLDGIHIKVHSPALKENNVIYRVGNLATKSNSASELDPGSSKSEEDQTLIMLFATLALDAVRSENKDVFQRTKNIIDAAYTLGTGLPLREVKEGKDAGYRSKLIGSVHQVEFLVTPKYQGLKVNLRFDEIKVYPEGFAAYINLVMDNDLKVINKDLIDKRIIIQDIGGLSTDIAVIKNRNVDDDKAQGFNLGVSESLEAIREEIRSKHGIELDSRRDVVEIITKKNDRNHIMVKGSRTSVHDITDRILLDLAKKQYRLLRNVWQKNSQTEICYFVGGGANVLKEYIKTINNNLDGYNIDFFENEKESIWMMANAYYKLIKDYERKMEKVKAVKAPVKG; the protein is encoded by the coding sequence ATGACTAGATCCAGAATTGCAGCTATTGATGTTGGAAATGACTCGGTTAAGGCTATTTTCGGGGAATTAGAGTACGAATTAAATATTCCTAATATTATTGCTAGGGACACAGAGGATCGTCCTATTATAGGAATCGAAGAGCTGGATCAGAAAAACCCGCTTGATGGCATACATATAAAGGTCCATTCACCTGCTTTAAAGGAGAATAACGTCATTTACCGGGTTGGAAACTTGGCAACTAAAAGCAACAGCGCATCAGAGCTTGACCCTGGGAGCAGTAAATCAGAGGAAGATCAAACATTAATTATGCTTTTTGCAACACTGGCTTTAGATGCAGTAAGGTCAGAAAACAAAGATGTCTTCCAGCGGACAAAAAATATCATTGATGCTGCCTATACACTCGGAACGGGACTCCCTCTTCGTGAGGTTAAGGAGGGAAAGGATGCCGGATACCGTTCGAAATTAATAGGGTCTGTCCATCAGGTGGAATTTCTTGTGACGCCTAAATACCAAGGATTAAAGGTAAATTTAAGGTTCGATGAGATTAAGGTTTATCCTGAAGGATTTGCTGCTTATATTAATCTAGTCATGGATAATGACTTGAAAGTTATTAATAAGGATCTTATTGACAAAAGAATTATTATCCAGGATATCGGGGGTTTGTCTACCGATATTGCGGTTATTAAGAACCGAAATGTTGATGATGATAAGGCTCAAGGGTTTAATCTTGGTGTGTCCGAATCACTAGAAGCCATTAGAGAAGAAATAAGATCGAAGCATGGCATTGAACTCGACAGCCGCAGAGATGTGGTTGAAATTATAACGAAGAAAAATGACCGCAATCATATTATGGTAAAAGGAAGCCGGACAAGTGTCCATGACATTACAGATCGAATCCTGCTTGATTTGGCTAAGAAGCAGTATCGTTTATTGCGGAATGTGTGGCAAAAAAACTCGCAGACAGAGATCTGTTATTTTGTCGGCGGCGGGGCGAATGTACTCAAGGAATATATAAAAACAATAAACAATAATCTAGATGGGTATAACATTGATTTTTTTGAAAATGAAAAAGAGAGCATTTGGATGATGGCCAATGCCTATTATAAATTAATTAAGGACTATGAAAGAAAAATGGAGAAGGTAAAAGCGGTCAAAGCGCCTGTGAAGGGCTAA
- the deoD gene encoding purine-nucleoside phosphorylase, producing the protein MSFHIEAKVGEIAESVLLPGDPLRAKYIAETFLENAVCYNQVRGMLGFTGTYKGKRVSVQGTGMGMPSASIYIHELIKDYGAKNLVRIGTCGAIQEDVKIRDVIIAQAAATNSAIIRNDFPGYDFPQIGNFELIKSAYEIGVEKGLNLHVGNVLSSDLFYTDDTETFLKLGKLGVFAVEMETAGLYYLATKFGVKALSILTVSDHIITHEQTTAQERQTTFNDMIEVALEAVTV; encoded by the coding sequence ATGAGTTTTCATATCGAGGCAAAAGTTGGAGAAATTGCAGAATCCGTATTACTGCCAGGAGATCCGCTTCGTGCCAAATACATTGCTGAGACTTTTCTAGAAAATGCCGTTTGCTATAACCAAGTGAGAGGTATGCTCGGCTTCACTGGAACATATAAAGGGAAACGTGTTTCCGTACAAGGAACAGGGATGGGTATGCCATCAGCATCCATTTACATTCATGAATTAATTAAAGATTATGGCGCAAAGAATCTTGTTCGCATTGGCACTTGCGGAGCCATTCAAGAGGATGTAAAAATTCGTGATGTCATCATTGCTCAAGCGGCTGCAACAAACTCAGCAATTATCCGCAATGATTTTCCTGGATATGATTTTCCACAAATCGGGAATTTCGAATTAATAAAAAGCGCGTACGAAATTGGCGTTGAAAAGGGCCTTAATCTTCATGTGGGAAATGTTTTATCTTCTGATCTTTTCTATACAGACGATACGGAAACATTTTTAAAACTGGGAAAATTAGGTGTTTTTGCTGTTGAAATGGAAACGGCTGGACTTTATTATTTAGCAACCAAATTCGGCGTAAAAGCTTTATCTATTTTAACTGTAAGTGATCACATCATTACACACGAGCAAACAACAGCTCAAGAAAGACAAACCACCTTTAATGACATGATTGAAGTGGCTTTAGAGGCGGTAACAGTCTAA
- a CDS encoding ABC transporter permease, with amino-acid sequence MDKLYKGLKSESLLIPFVAIIVGLLLGAIIMLIGGYDPVLAYQSLVTKIFGSSYDIGEAIRTIIPLVMSGLAVGIAFRSGLFNIGVDGQIVMGALGALIIGTQLNLPPFLHATLSVLFGALLGGLWGALIGYIKAKRGINEVITSIMFNFIALYISQFFIRLFMAQEGTQRSEMIKESASIQISWLSQLMGGARMHWGFVLMIAAVIFYSVYLNKTKWGYELRAVGQSQHAAFYAGMKVPNVVVRAMFISGVFGGLIGTFEVLGVFKYVAISSTTSGIGFDGIAVAILGGNTALGVLLSGILVGALTYGSQGMSFGANVPGEIIRMVIGFIIFFVAAPGIVKTFFPSVKKKSKKEA; translated from the coding sequence ATGGATAAATTGTATAAAGGACTCAAAAGTGAATCATTATTGATCCCTTTCGTTGCCATTATTGTGGGCTTACTCCTTGGTGCTATCATCATGTTAATCGGCGGCTATGATCCTGTCTTAGCTTACCAATCTTTAGTAACAAAGATTTTTGGAAGCAGCTACGATATTGGCGAAGCCATTCGGACAATCATTCCGCTTGTCATGAGCGGCTTAGCTGTTGGAATCGCCTTTCGGTCAGGATTGTTTAATATCGGGGTCGATGGGCAAATTGTCATGGGGGCTCTAGGGGCGCTTATTATTGGGACGCAGCTGAATCTTCCTCCTTTTTTACATGCAACATTATCGGTGTTATTTGGTGCGTTGCTTGGCGGACTATGGGGTGCTTTAATTGGATATATTAAGGCGAAAAGAGGGATTAATGAAGTTATTACTTCCATCATGTTTAACTTTATTGCCCTATACATTAGCCAATTCTTTATTCGTTTATTTATGGCGCAAGAAGGCACACAGCGCTCTGAAATGATTAAAGAATCTGCAAGCATTCAGATTAGCTGGCTTTCTCAATTGATGGGCGGCGCAAGGATGCATTGGGGCTTTGTGCTTATGATTGCTGCTGTTATCTTTTATTCTGTTTATTTAAATAAAACGAAGTGGGGCTATGAGCTTCGCGCGGTTGGCCAAAGTCAGCATGCCGCATTTTATGCAGGGATGAAAGTGCCGAATGTCGTTGTCCGGGCGATGTTTATTTCTGGTGTGTTTGGCGGTTTAATTGGCACCTTTGAAGTGTTAGGCGTCTTTAAATATGTTGCCATTAGCTCAACTACTTCAGGTATCGGCTTTGATGGAATCGCTGTTGCTATTTTAGGCGGCAATACCGCTCTTGGTGTACTGCTATCTGGTATTTTAGTAGGGGCACTCACTTACGGATCTCAAGGAATGAGCTTCGGGGCAAATGTACCTGGAGAAATTATTCGTATGGTCATTGGATTTATCATATTCTTCGTTGCTGCACCGGGAATTGTGAAGACATTCTTCCCTTCAGTGAAAAAGAAGTCTAAAAAGGAGGCGTAG
- a CDS encoding BMP family ABC transporter substrate-binding protein: MKKVMGKILPLILILTLVLTACGQKDNANDNGTENGNNEGVKKLKVGMVTDLGSVNDKSFNQSAWEALQKLNKDYGFEVKYLEPKTDADVMPNLLQFVKGGYDLTWATAFTLADAVTQLANENPDAKFGIVDSDIIVPNVAAVAFKEQEGAFLVGVIAGLTTKTNKIGFVGGMEIPVIKRFEAGFREGIKAVNPDAKLIVNYTGLFNRVDMGKSAASTIYNDGADIIFHAAGLTGNGVFNEAKERKSKGGDVWVIGVDKDQSLTFGDDVTLTSMIKKVDEAVYQVSKSLAEDNFPGGKVTLMGLKENGVDIAPTSNKNVAPEVLEKVEEYRQKIINGEIVVPEK; encoded by the coding sequence ATGAAAAAAGTTATGGGTAAAATCCTGCCATTAATATTAATTCTTACCCTTGTTCTTACAGCATGTGGACAAAAGGATAATGCAAACGATAATGGCACAGAAAATGGTAATAATGAGGGAGTAAAAAAGCTAAAGGTTGGGATGGTTACTGATTTAGGAAGTGTAAATGATAAATCATTTAACCAAAGCGCTTGGGAAGCGCTGCAAAAATTAAATAAAGACTACGGATTTGAAGTGAAATACTTAGAGCCAAAAACCGATGCTGATGTTATGCCAAACTTATTGCAATTTGTTAAAGGCGGTTATGACTTAACTTGGGCAACAGCCTTTACACTGGCAGATGCGGTTACACAGCTGGCTAACGAGAATCCTGATGCTAAATTCGGGATCGTTGACTCGGATATCATTGTGCCGAATGTGGCAGCAGTAGCATTTAAGGAACAAGAAGGGGCATTCCTTGTAGGGGTAATTGCTGGTCTGACAACAAAAACAAATAAAATTGGTTTTGTCGGCGGGATGGAAATTCCGGTCATCAAACGTTTTGAGGCTGGTTTTAGAGAAGGAATTAAAGCTGTTAATCCAGATGCGAAATTGATTGTGAACTATACAGGTTTATTCAACCGTGTTGATATGGGGAAATCAGCAGCATCAACGATTTATAACGATGGCGCCGATATTATTTTCCACGCGGCAGGGCTAACAGGAAATGGTGTCTTTAATGAAGCAAAGGAACGCAAAAGCAAAGGCGGGGACGTTTGGGTTATTGGGGTAGATAAAGACCAAAGCTTAACATTTGGAGACGATGTTACATTAACTTCAATGATTAAAAAGGTTGATGAAGCCGTTTACCAAGTTTCAAAAAGCTTAGCTGAAGACAATTTCCCAGGCGGAAAAGTGACGTTAATGGGTTTAAAAGAGAATGGTGTGGATATCGCCCCAACCTCTAATAAAAACGTAGCCCCAGAAGTACTTGAAAAGGTAGAGGAATATCGCCAAAAAATTATTAATGGTGAGATTGTCGTGCCTGAAAAATAA
- a CDS encoding Crp/Fnr family transcriptional regulator, whose protein sequence is MITKITDCAIFSDIPENELSKITPLFKERLFKKNHVLMFENDQSDEIYIIRSGMAKVCRIHEGREIVLGITMPGDIIGETEALSNDQHRISSIEAIENVSTWLISRNDFLNIVEKYPSVLRKAYMILAERTRVLNRLVRYLTFYDVRTKVANLLIDLFYNFGKPCDNGYKIDLKVNQSLLANMLGVTRESISKTLGDFQNEGLIDVHDKYFYLLEKDKLELICNETEETPSLRKWNSL, encoded by the coding sequence TTGATTACCAAAATCACAGACTGTGCCATTTTCTCAGATATTCCCGAGAATGAATTATCTAAAATCACTCCTTTATTTAAAGAGCGTCTTTTCAAAAAAAACCATGTTCTAATGTTTGAAAATGACCAAAGTGATGAGATTTATATCATTCGCTCAGGAATGGCAAAAGTCTGCCGTATACATGAAGGCAGGGAAATTGTCCTTGGTATAACAATGCCTGGAGATATTATTGGTGAGACAGAAGCACTTTCCAACGATCAACACCGGATCTCATCGATTGAAGCTATAGAGAATGTTTCAACCTGGCTTATTTCCAGGAATGATTTCTTAAATATTGTGGAAAAATACCCATCAGTCCTCAGAAAAGCCTATATGATTCTTGCCGAGAGGACCCGTGTCCTGAATCGGCTCGTTCGATATTTAACCTTCTATGATGTCCGCACGAAGGTTGCAAATTTACTCATTGATTTATTTTACAATTTTGGAAAACCGTGTGATAACGGTTACAAAATAGACCTGAAAGTAAATCAATCCTTACTAGCAAACATGCTTGGTGTGACAAGAGAATCCATCTCCAAAACCCTAGGTGATTTTCAAAATGAGGGCCTTATTGATGTACACGATAAGTATTTTTATCTCCTTGAAAAAGACAAACTAGAATTGATATGTAATGAAACTGAAGAGACCCCTTCACTTCGCAAGTGGAATTCTCTTTAG